One Cucumis sativus cultivar 9930 chromosome 1, Cucumber_9930_V3, whole genome shotgun sequence DNA segment encodes these proteins:
- the LOC101219132 gene encoding 11-beta-hydroxysteroid dehydrogenase 1B codes for MELIKSFLNLVSPPITFVSLGFFLPPYVVLKYFLYLVRGIFTEDVAGKVVLITGASSGIGEHLAYQYAQRGARLALVDRRKSPLHEVADIARYYGSPDVITIPADVSKLQDSRRIIYDTINHFGRLDHLVNNAGVANMTLFEEMKDITSFNQIMDTNYWGSVYTTQFAIPYLRNNRGKIIVLSSTAAWLPAPRMSIYNATKAALKSMFETLRVELAPDIGITIVTPGFVESELTKGKALYSHGAMEVHQDVRDALIGAIPVETVEACAKAIVRSVCRGDRYLTEPSWYNSVYYLKVFCPEVLEWCYRIFMYTRPGSSVAEAPSKKLLDATGAKNVMYPPSIHSAEIEDD; via the exons ATGGAGTTGATTAAAAGCTTCTTGAATTTAGTTTCTCCACCCATTACTTTCGTCTCTCTCGGATTCTTCTTACCGCCTTATGTGGTTCTTAAGTATTTCCTCTATTTGGTTAGAGGTATTTTTACCGAAGATGTCGCCGGAAAAGTAGTTCTCATAACCGGCGCTTCCTCCGGCATCGGCGAG CATTTAGCATATCAGTACGCACAGAGAGGAGCTCGATTAGCTCTTGTAGATAGACGAAAGAGCCCACTTCATGAAGTTGCTGATATAGCTCGCTACTATGGCTCCCCTGATGTTATCACCATTCCAGCCGACGTTTCCAAACTCCAAGATTCTCGACGAATCATCTACGACACGATTAATCACTTCGGCCGAC TGGATCATTTAGTGAACAATGCAGGCGTCGCCAACATGACCCTGTTCGAAGAAATGAAAGACATAACTTCTTTCAATCAAATAATG GACACGAATTACTGGGGGTCGGTTTATACAACCCAATTTGCGATTCCGTATTTGAGGAACAACAGAGGGAAGATCATAGTCCTTTCTTCAACCGCGGCGTGGTTGCCGGCTCCAAGAATGAGCATTTACAAT GCAACAAAGGCTGCACTTAAAAGCATGTTCGAAACATTGAGAGTGGAATTAGCTCCTGATATTGGGATCACAATTGTAACACCCGGGTTTGTTGAGTCTGAATTAACTAAAGGAAAGGCCTTGTATTCTCATGGTGCAATGGAAGTTCATCAAGATGTTAGAGAT GCTCTGATTGGTGCGATTCCGGTTGAGACGGTCGAGGCATGTGCAAAGGCCATTGTGAGAAGTGTGTGTCGTGGTGACCGGTACTTGACGGAGCCATCTTGGTACAATAGTGTGTATTACCTGAAAGTGTTTTGCCCGGAGGTGTTGGAGTGGTGTTATCGTATATTTATGTATACGAGGCCGGGATCCTCTGTCGCGGAGGCGCCGAGCAAGAAGTTGCTGGATGCCACCGGAGCCAAGAATGTAATGTACCCACCTTCCATACACTCTGCTGAAATCGAGGACGACTAG
- the LOC101218502 gene encoding palmitoyl-acyl carrier protein thioesterase, chloroplastic, with amino-acid sequence MASIAPLSFNPTFLTTHFSKLQNNNCYSYASCYPRGLNNRRCNFCIVMVRGRRSSSRRSVDLVNGKKVNGVHVEAPVFSGEKRGSLLVEESGAIEGEKPLHDCLLGRFVEDKFVYGQTFIIRSYEIGPDKTATMETLMNLLQETALNHVTCSGLAGNDFGATREMSLRKLIWVVTRVHVQVQRYSCWGDVVEIDTWVDAAGKNGMRRDWIIRDYHTREVITRATSTWVIMNKETRRLSKIPDQVREELTPFYLNRIAIPTDQNDSEKIDKLTDKTAERIRSGLAPRWNDMDANQHVNNVKYIGWILESVPITVLEDFDLTSMTLEYRRECRQSNLVESLTSTTTTATGDLSKNLHYTHLLRMQPNKDEIVRARTQWNSKPKQYFTN; translated from the exons ATGGCTTCCATTGCACCATTATCGTTCAATCCAACATTCTTAACTACCCATTTctccaaactccaaaacaaCAACTGTTATTCCTACGCCTCGTGTTACCCTCGTGGTTTGAACAACCGACGATGTAACTTCTGCATTGTGATGGTGAGGGGCCGACGGAGTAGTTCACGTAGAAGCGTGGACTTGGTAAATGGGAAGAAGGTAAATGGGGTTCATGTTGAGGCTCCGGTTTTCTCCGGCGAAAAGAGAGGGTCGTTGTTGGTGGAAGAAAGCGGCGCCATCGAGGGAGAAAAGCCTCTCCATGATTGTCTTCTTGGGAGGTTTGTAGAAGATAAGTTTGTTTATGGACAAACCTTTATTATTAGGTCTTATGAAATTGGACCAGATAAAACTGCCACCATGGAAACTCTCATGAATCTTCTTcag gAAACAGCGCTGAATCATGTAACGTGCTCGGGTTTGGCCGGAAATGACTTTGGCGCCACTCGGGAGATGAGCCTCCGGAAACTCATCTGGGTTGTTACACGTGTTCACGTTCAAGTTCAGAGATATAGTTGCTG GGGAGATGTTGTTGAGATAGACACCTGGGTTGACGCAGCTGGCAAAAATGGGATGCGACGTGATTGGATTATAAGAGACTATCATACTCGAGAGGTTATTACTCGAGCTACTAG CACATGGGTTATaatgaacaaagaaacaagaaggTTATCAAAAATACCAGACCAAGTTAGAGAAGAGTTGACCCCATTTTATCTCAATAGAATCGCCATCCCCACTGACCAAAACGACAGCGAAAAGATCGACAAGCTCACTGATAAAACCGCTGAGAGAATTCGATCAGGCTTAGCA CCTAGATGGAACGACATGGATGCCAACCAGCATGTCAACAATGTTAAATACATAGGGTGGATTTTGGAG AGTGTACCAATAACTGTGTTGGAAGATTTTGATCTAACGAGCATGACGCTGGAATATCGGAGAGAATGCCGGCAATCCAATCTGGTGGAGTCATTGACAAGCACCACCACCACAGCCACCGGAGACCTTTCCAAAAATCTCCATTACACCCACCTTCTTCGGATGCAACCCAATAAGGATGAGATTGTGAGAGCCAGAACTCAATGGAATTCGAAGCCCAAAcaatattttactaattaa
- the LOC101220214 gene encoding 11-beta-hydroxysteroid dehydrogenase 1B, translated as MEGNFYLQRLVFWAELPNPTVDGTLHLSVFSEDVAGKVVLITGASSGIGEHLAYEYAKRGAYLALVARRENRLREVAAVAQYLGSPYALVIPADISKIEDCKRCIQTTVTHFRRLDHLVNNAGVSSVNLFEEYDNLQNAVPVMDVNFWGMVYCSYYGIPHLKQSRGKIIGIASSAAWLPAPRLSFYTSSKAAVISFYETLRVEVGRDIGITIVTPGLVESEMTQGKFMSKDGHLYLDQQLRDATVSAMPIMPIDDAVKGILRSVCKGDRYATEPRWMKMAFYYKTLWPELVEWFNYLINMRGSSNSPTDTFGKRLVQLSGLKNWFYPDSVRSPDLDVETN; from the exons ATGGAGGGCAATTTTTACCTGCAAAGGCTCGTCTTTTGGGCTGAACTCCCCAACCCGACGGTGGATG GAACCTTACACTT GTCCGTTTTCAGCGAAGATGTCGCCGGAAAAGTTGTTCTCATCACCGGAGCATCCTCCGGCATCGGCGAg cATCTGGCGTACGAATATGCTAAAAGAGGAGCTTATCTGGCGTTGGTTGCCAGAAGAGAGAACCGGCTCCGGGAAGTGGCCGCCGTGGCACAGTATTTAGGGTCACCTTATGCTCTCGTGATTCCGGCGGACATTTCCAAGATTGAAGACTGTAAACGGTGTATCCAAACCACCGTCACCCACTTCCGACGAC tggATCATCTGGTAAACAACGCAGGAGTATCAAGCGTCAACCTGTTTGAAGAATACGACAACCTCCAAAATGCGGTCCCGGTGATG GATGTAAACTTCTGGGGAATGGTGTATTGCAGCTATTATGGGATTCCACACTTGAAGCAAAGCAGAGGGAAGATTATTGGAATTGCTTCTTCCGCCGCATGGCTGCCTGCCCCCAGGCTCAGCTTCTACACC TCTAGCAAAGCAGCAGTGATAAGCTTCTACGAGACATTGCGAGTGGAGGTTGGAAGAGATATTGGAATCACCATCGTCACGCCCGGGCTGGTTGAATCGGAGATGACACAGGGAAAATTCATGTCCAAAGATGGCCATTTATACCTCGACCAACAACTCAGAGAC GCTACAGTGAGTGCAATGCCGATTATGCCAATCGACGATGCGGTGAAGGGGATATTAAGGAGTGTGTGCAAGGGAGACCGGTATGCGACGGAGCCACGGTGGATGAAAATGGCGTTTTACTATAAAACGTTGTGGCCTGAGTTAGTAGAGTGGTTTAATTACTTGATTAACATGCGTGGTTCATCTAATTCTCCTACAGACACTTTTGGGAAAAGGCTGGTTCAGCTCAGTGGATTGAAGAATTGGTTTTATCCGGACTCTGTTCGTTCACCGGACTTGGACGTCGAAACTAACTGA
- the LOC101220450 gene encoding 11-beta-hydroxysteroid dehydrogenase 1B, translated as MNLIHSFLNLVSPPFTFISLFLLLPPYQALKSFLSLLGVLFTENVHGKVVLITGASSGIGEHLAYEYAKRGACLVLVARRQNLLEEVADIARYYGSPGVITIKADVSKFEDCRRVINETMNNFGRLDHLVNNAAITHLVLFEDIADIAAFKQVMDINYWGAVYMTHLAIPYLRYSRGKIVALSAPPAWLPSPRMSIYNSSKAAIKSMFETLRVELAPEIGVTIVTPGFVESELTQGKALNAFGKVELRQDMRDALIGIVPVETADECAKGVVRGVCRGYRYVTEPSWYKVLFYWKAFCPELIEWCYRIMSMPAPGGSESDALSKQALDYTGGKYMLYPSSIRSTELKGD; from the exons ATGAATCTTATTCACAGCTTTCTTAATTTAGTCTCTCCACCCTTTACTTTTATctcccttttccttttacttCCGCCTTATCAAGCTCTCAAATCCTTCCTCTCTTTACTTGGTGTTCTCTTCACTGAAAATGTCCATGGAAAAGTCGTTCTCATCACCGGCGCTTCCTCCGGTATCGGCGAG CATTTGGCGTACGAGTATGCAAAACGAGGAGCTTGCTTAGTACTTGTAGCAAGACGACAGAATCTACTTGAAGAAGTTGCAGATATAGCTCGCTATTATGGATCACCAGGTGTAATCACCATTAAAGCAGATGTTTCCAAGTTTGAAGATTGCAGACGAGTCATTAACGAGACAATGAATAACTTTGGGAGAT TGGATCATTTGGTGAACAATGCGGCGATAACCCATTTGGTGTTGTTTGAAGACATAGCCGATATTGCTGCGTTCAAGCAAGTAATG GATATAAATTACTGGGGAGCAGTATACATGACCCATTTGGCAATTCCTTATTTAAGATATAGCAGAGGGAAGATCGTGGCGTTGTCGGCTCCACCAGCGTGGCTACCGTCGCCGAGAATGAGTATTTACAAT TCGAGCAAGGCGGCGATTAAGAGTATGTTTGAGACACTGAGAGTGGAGCTGGCGCCGGAGATCGGTGTGACGATTGTAACTCCAGGGTTCGTTGAATCAGAATTGACTCAAGGAAAAGCTTTGAACGCTTTTGGGAAAGTCGAACTTCGTCAGGATATGAGGGAT GCATTGATCGGAATTGTACCGGTGGAGACGGCGGATGAATGCGCGAAGGGGGTGGTGAGAGGGGTATGCAGAGGATATAGGTACGTGACGGAGCCGTCGTGGTACAAAGTGCTGTTTTACTGGAAGGCGTTTTGCCCAGAGTTGATCGAGTGGTGCTACCGTATAATGTCGATGCCGGCGCCGGGAGGTTCAGAATCGGACGCCCTGAGCAAGCAGGCGTTGGATTATACGGGTGGAAAGTATATGCTGTATCCATCTTCAATTCGGTCTACGGAGCTGAAGGGAGACTGA
- the LOC116402488 gene encoding 11-beta-hydroxysteroid dehydrogenase 1B-like: MDLINNFLNLIIDRISQTAFSFVFPLYFFFKLLLFPIRSSFAEDVAGKVVLITGASSGIGEHVAYEYAKRGAYLALVARREHRLREVAEVAEILGSPFALLIHADVSNVDDCKRCVQTTLTHFGRLDHLVNNAGITSINLFEEYDDPRNVASVMDTDFWGTVYCTYYAIPYLKQTRGKIIGIASSAAWLPTPRLSFYSASKAAVISFYETLRVEIGRDIGITIVTPGLTESEMTQGKFMFEDGKMYLDQELRDAVMSVMPIEAVGSAAKAIVNGGCRGDEYVTEPPWIRMTFYWKMFLPEMVEWLNYLFIMTGSSPTESFGKRVLEFTGLKPFIYPPSVRCSQLEYD, translated from the exons ATGGATCTCATCAACAATTTCTTGAATCTCATCATTGACCGTATATCTCAAACTGCCTTTTCCTTCGTTTTCCcactttatttcttcttcaagcTTCTTTTATTCCCAATAAGATCCTCTTTCGCCGAAGATGTCGCCGGAAAAGTTGTTCTCATCACCGGAGCATCCTCAGGAATCGGCGAG CATGTAGCTTACGAGTACGCTAAAAGAGGAGCTTATTTAGCGTTGGTTGCCAGAAGGGAACACCGTCTCCGGGAAGTTGCGGAGGTGGCGGAGATTTTGGGCTCACCTTTTGCTTTACTTATTCATGCTGACGTCTCCAACGTTGATGATTGCAAACGCTGTGTTCAAACAACTCTCACTCACTTCGGACGTT TGGATCACTTGGTTAACAACGCCGGGATAACCAGCATCAACTTGTTCGAAGAATATGACGACCCAAGAAACGTTGCATCAGTAATG GACACTGACTTCTGGGGAACGGTTTATTGCACTTATTACGCCATTCCATACCTCAAACAAACAAGAGGCAAAATCATCGGAATTGCTTCCTCCGCCGCCTGGCTACCCACCCCTCGCCTCAGCTTCTACTCT GCAAGCAAAGCAGCAGTGATAAGTTTCTACGAGACGTTGAGAGTTGAAATTGGGAGAGATATCGGAATTACGATTGTGACTCCGGGATTGACGGAGTCCGAAATGACGCAGGGGAAATTCATGTTCGAAGATGGGAAGATGTACCTGGATCAAGAATTGAGAGATGCGGTAATGAGTGTAATGCCGATAGAGGCGGTGGGCAGTGCAGCAAAGGCCATTGTGAACGGTGGCTGCAGAGGAGATGAGTATGTGACGGAACCGCCGTGGATAAGGATGACGTTTTACTGGAAAATGTTTTTGCCGGAGATGGTCGAGTGGTTGAATTACTTGTTTATTATGACCGGAAGTTCACCGACGGAGAGTTTCGGGAAAAGGGTACTCGAGTTTACAGGATTGAAGCCCTTCATTTATCCACCTTCGGTGCGATGCTCGCAACTGGAATATGATTAG
- the LOC101220090 gene encoding uncharacterized protein LOC101220090 gives MEGMKKKWSKYMGLKGLGRSRSVTGGTAVGPEGMSKKSKSLNSGPKYKTPVAPDGCFAVYVGAERQRFVVRTEFANHPLFQMLLEDAEVEYGYNSQGPILLPCEVGMFYNVLAEMDDGGDGISNRWTGGESGGLIACSPLRLTSCGSRNGGGYRVLSPSSMLKLNGL, from the coding sequence atGGAGGGGATGAAGAAAAAGTGGAGTAAGTATATGGGTTTGAAGGGATTGGGGCGGAGCCGATCGGTGACCGGAGGAACAGCGGTCGGACCGGAAGGTATGTCGAAAAAGAGCAAATCTTTGAACAGTGGTCCGAAATATAAAACACCGGTGGCTCCGGACGGTTGTTTTGCTGTGTATGTGGGAGCGGAACGGCAACGGTTTGTTGTGAGAACGGAATTTGCGAATCATCCTTTATTTCAGATGCTGCTAGAAGATGCGGAGGTGGAATATGGGTATAACAGTCAAGGCCCTATTTTGCTTCCTTGTGAAGTTGGGATGTTTTATAATGTGTTGGCGGAGATGGACGACGGCGGCGATGGGATTAGCAACCGTTGGACAGGTGGAGAAAGCGGTGGTTTAATTGCTTGTAGCCCACTTCGGCTGACTAGTTGTGGTAGTAGAAATGGCGGTGGGTATAGGGTGTTGAGTCCGTCATCGATGCTTAAATTAAATGGACTTTGA
- the LOC105436383 gene encoding uncharacterized protein LOC105436383 — translation MGLTKIETSSSSKSNHSPVNNIIINILLLCCFLTALLWILPSSSLFHPSNYPINFPTPTFVFILGNLIVVLLIGESKVFSSTTPDPFGFDICFYDGSFRETLVSEGDHKRTSESFDEEDEWEIESVNSEELSKRADDFIARVNMQRKIEAMMVMYCCDMMTMKKRYTKKYY, via the coding sequence ATGGGTCTTACAAAGATCGAAACATCATCTTCATCAAAATCCAACCATTCCCctgtaaataatataatcatcAACATCCTCCTCCTCTGCTGCTTTCTCACAGCTCTCTTATGGATCcttccttcttcatctctctttCATCCCTCCAATTACCCAATAAACTTTCCCACGCCCACTTTCGTTTTCATCCTTGGCAATCTCATCGTCGTCCTTCTCATCGGAGAATCCAAGGttttttcatcaacaactcCGGACCCTTTCGGGTTTGATATTTGCTTTTACGATGGGAGTTTTCGAGAGACTTTGGTTAGTGAAGGGGATCACAAGAGGACTTCTGAGAGCTTTGATGAGGAGGATGAGTGGGAAATTGAATCGGTTAATTCGGAGGAATTGAGTAAAAGGGCTGATGATTTTATTGCCAGAGTTAATATGCAGAGGAAGATTGAAGCTATGATGGTTATGTATTGTTGTGATATGATGACGATGAAGAAACGATATACAAAGAAATACTATTAA